Proteins encoded within one genomic window of Spirulina major PCC 6313:
- a CDS encoding NCS2 family permease, with amino-acid sequence MTPDSVSHPQPPTPEPERGLSKFFHLAELQTDVRTEVMAGITTFFTMAYILVVNPVILSNAIFLEESGDLFGEIAIATALSAAIATLIMGLYGNFPFALAPGMGLNAYFAFSVVIGLGVDWRVALAAVFIEGIIFIVLTLTDVRAQIVNVIPECIKHATAAGIGLFIAYIALSGSTEVGGAGLIVPYEATITTLGDLSNPNTLMAIAGIFITAAFVARRVKGALLWGILATAILGWILGIASPPEGLVALPQLPVDLIGQAFVGIGQLGSINIGQLVSVIFVFLFVDLFDTVGTLTGLGIKAGYINDEGEFPNVNKAFMADAIGTTAGALLGTSTVTSYIESASGVAEGGRSGLTAVSSAVLFALSILFIPLLAAIPGFATAPALVIVGVLMAGSLRYIRWDDPAESIPSFLTILIMPLSYSIAEGLAVGLITYPVIKAMQGKFQETKVAMWVLAVLFVVKFAIA; translated from the coding sequence ATGACTCCTGATTCCGTCTCGCACCCTCAACCCCCCACGCCGGAACCGGAACGTGGGTTAAGCAAATTTTTTCATCTCGCGGAACTGCAAACCGATGTCCGCACTGAAGTGATGGCCGGGATCACAACCTTCTTCACCATGGCCTATATCTTGGTCGTCAACCCGGTGATTCTCTCCAACGCGATTTTCCTCGAAGAATCCGGGGATCTGTTTGGTGAAATTGCGATCGCAACGGCCCTATCCGCCGCGATCGCCACCCTGATCATGGGTCTCTACGGCAACTTTCCCTTCGCCCTCGCCCCCGGCATGGGCTTAAACGCCTACTTTGCCTTCTCCGTCGTGATTGGGCTGGGGGTTGATTGGCGCGTTGCCCTCGCAGCGGTGTTCATCGAAGGCATCATCTTCATCGTGCTCACCCTCACGGATGTTCGCGCCCAGATCGTCAACGTCATTCCCGAATGCATCAAACACGCCACTGCCGCCGGGATCGGTCTATTCATCGCCTACATCGCCCTTTCTGGCAGCACTGAAGTGGGCGGCGCGGGGCTAATCGTCCCCTACGAAGCCACGATCACCACCCTCGGCGATCTGAGTAATCCCAATACCTTAATGGCGATCGCGGGTATCTTCATCACCGCCGCCTTCGTAGCGCGTCGGGTCAAAGGTGCTCTGCTCTGGGGCATCCTCGCCACCGCAATTTTAGGCTGGATTCTTGGCATTGCCTCCCCCCCGGAAGGCCTCGTCGCCCTGCCCCAACTTCCCGTTGACCTGATCGGTCAGGCCTTTGTCGGGATCGGTCAACTCGGCAGCATCAACATTGGGCAACTCGTCTCGGTGATTTTTGTCTTCCTGTTTGTGGACTTGTTCGATACCGTGGGAACCCTGACCGGGTTGGGCATCAAAGCCGGCTACATTAATGACGAGGGCGAATTTCCCAACGTGAATAAAGCCTTCATGGCCGATGCCATCGGCACCACCGCTGGCGCACTCCTGGGCACATCCACTGTCACCAGCTACATCGAATCCGCGTCCGGTGTCGCCGAAGGCGGGCGCAGCGGCTTAACGGCGGTGAGCAGTGCGGTTTTGTTTGCCCTGTCGATTTTGTTTATTCCCCTCTTGGCGGCGATTCCGGGATTTGCCACGGCTCCGGCGTTGGTGATTGTGGGGGTCTTAATGGCGGGCAGTTTGCGCTATATTCGTTGGGATGATCCGGCGGAGTCGATCCCCTCATTTTTAACCATTTTGATTATGCCGTTGAGCTATTCCATCGCTGAAGGTCTGGCGGTGGGGTTGATTACCTATCCGGTCATCAAAGCCATGCAAGGCAAATTCCAAGAAACCAAAGTTGCGATGTGGGTGTTGGCGGTTCTCTTTGTGGTTAAGTTTGCGATCGCATAA
- a CDS encoding L-histidine N(alpha)-methyltransferase, which translates to MAIATQINPEFYRVFSPAQVREIIAHLKRDRAIPFKFFYQGKLVEAWEALNVQQDQAPISSAKTDEAFLKRVCIHLFQTETGCDRWNLIDIGAGNPQLVRKLVGTFLENHCLNTYVALDISPDLLTLSETTLTTWFPTLPWRGQQWDFERDPMPEAIASYRQTPQAASNLYLYLGGTFCNVGDRIAVLKNIAAGMEPGEWLCISFSVDFRDAGPREFDPTHHISHQASQFILNSFGIHPDHAEIVGYFDPDWSGYKTDIRLQADYQLRVDYPDGEQDAIAFQAGDAINIYRFFSYGIEPDTSAPQILADFQTAGLEILSYRIEALLSRAMIVCCRTGAG; encoded by the coding sequence ATGGCGATCGCAACGCAGATTAATCCAGAGTTTTATCGGGTCTTTTCCCCGGCGCAAGTGCGGGAAATCATCGCACATTTAAAGCGCGATCGCGCCATTCCCTTTAAATTTTTCTATCAGGGCAAACTGGTCGAAGCCTGGGAAGCGTTAAATGTGCAACAAGACCAAGCCCCGATCAGCAGTGCCAAAACTGACGAGGCATTTTTAAAACGGGTTTGCATCCATCTCTTTCAAACGGAAACAGGATGCGATCGCTGGAACCTAATCGACATCGGCGCGGGCAATCCTCAACTGGTGCGGAAATTGGTGGGGACATTTCTCGAAAATCATTGCCTCAACACCTACGTGGCCCTGGACATTAGCCCCGATCTCCTCACCCTTTCAGAAACCACCCTCACCACTTGGTTCCCAACCTTGCCTTGGCGCGGTCAACAGTGGGATTTTGAACGCGACCCGATGCCGGAAGCGATCGCTTCCTATCGCCAGACTCCCCAAGCAGCTTCAAATCTTTACCTCTATCTCGGCGGCACGTTCTGCAATGTGGGCGATCGCATCGCCGTCCTCAAAAATATCGCCGCCGGGATGGAGCCGGGCGAATGGCTCTGCATCAGCTTTAGTGTTGATTTTCGCGATGCGGGCCCCCGTGAATTTGACCCTACCCACCACATATCCCACCAAGCCAGCCAATTCATCCTCAACAGCTTCGGCATTCACCCAGACCACGCTGAAATTGTCGGCTATTTTGACCCCGATTGGAGCGGCTACAAAACTGACATTCGCCTCCAGGCTGATTATCAACTTCGGGTTGATTATCCAGACGGAGAACAGGACGCGATCGCCTTCCAGGCCGGCGACGCGATCAACATCTATCGCTTCTTTTCCTATGGGATCGAACCCGACACCAGCGCCCCTCAGATCCTCGCCGACTTCCAAACCGCCGGCCTCGAAATCCTCTCCTACCGCATCGAAGCCCTCCTCTCCCGCGCCATGATCGTCTGTTGTCGAACCGGGGCGGGTTAA
- a CDS encoding fasciclin domain-containing protein: MTVQPFSQSLMVLAAVMGLGGAIALPVQAEPQPQAPIQVAQAETPGTIVDVASGNEAFETLVAAVQAAGLVETLSGEGPFTVFAPTDEAFAELPDGVVDALLKPENRDLLTEILTYHVVPGEVMSSDLETGPVETLNGGLAVRVDPDKVVVNNGSVIMPDVPASNGVIHAINRVLIPAGVADELASRMQPEPIRGLW; encoded by the coding sequence ATGACCGTACAACCCTTCTCTCAATCCTTGATGGTTCTTGCAGCCGTGATGGGTTTGGGGGGCGCGATCGCCCTTCCCGTACAAGCCGAACCCCAGCCCCAAGCCCCTATCCAAGTGGCCCAAGCCGAAACCCCCGGCACGATTGTCGATGTGGCGAGCGGTAACGAAGCCTTTGAAACCTTGGTGGCAGCCGTTCAAGCCGCTGGTTTGGTGGAAACGCTTTCTGGAGAAGGGCCGTTCACCGTGTTCGCACCCACTGACGAAGCCTTCGCAGAACTTCCCGATGGTGTCGTTGATGCCCTCCTCAAACCCGAAAACCGCGACCTGCTCACCGAGATCCTCACCTACCATGTCGTCCCTGGTGAAGTGATGTCGAGCGACCTCGAAACGGGCCCGGTGGAAACCTTGAATGGCGGTTTGGCGGTGCGGGTTGACCCCGATAAAGTGGTGGTCAATAACGGCAGTGTGATTATGCCCGATGTGCCGGCCAGCAACGGTGTGATCCATGCGATTAATCGCGTCTTGATCCCCGCAGGTGTGGCGGATGAATTGGCGAGCCGGATGCAACCGGAACCGATCCGCGGCCTGTGGTAA
- a CDS encoding inositol monophosphatase family protein, with protein MPTLPTARELFTTLLPQLRIAANYAREIQSRIVAQPEKGTSDNFFSTALTDADLSVQTFIEVSLLSQFPQVRFYGEEHAQSYNTKYFRGIDLGTEPGDYLITLDPIDGTRWYMDGTDNYQIVLTVLDQDDYLGVLIVSPATQDYFCTLRGEGCQWGTLSMGLDDLIPVYMDLSEPKVYISWGMEAIAPHLPPAYQAVRSRDYTTTNPRPNFSRILRGDLCGAVLRAGKWLDGAALAFSVREMGGVVTLHDGSPVPPMSSCEEYQLPGLVVAYRPEVHADLLQAVQASQAAGDLAEQE; from the coding sequence ATGCCTACGTTGCCCACTGCCCGCGAACTCTTTACCACCCTGCTGCCCCAACTGCGCATTGCGGCCAACTATGCCCGTGAAATTCAAAGCCGGATAGTGGCTCAACCGGAAAAAGGCACGTCGGATAATTTTTTCTCCACCGCCCTCACCGATGCGGATCTCTCGGTGCAAACCTTCATTGAAGTGTCGCTCTTGAGTCAATTTCCCCAGGTGCGCTTCTATGGCGAAGAACATGCCCAATCCTACAACACCAAATATTTTCGGGGCATCGACCTCGGCACAGAGCCGGGGGATTATCTGATCACCCTTGATCCCATTGATGGAACGCGCTGGTATATGGACGGCACGGATAACTATCAAATTGTCTTGACGGTGTTGGATCAGGATGATTATCTCGGCGTGTTGATTGTCAGCCCGGCGACCCAAGATTATTTTTGTACCCTGCGGGGGGAGGGGTGTCAGTGGGGAACGTTGAGCATGGGTTTAGATGATTTAATTCCGGTTTACATGGATTTGTCAGAACCGAAAGTGTATATTTCCTGGGGGATGGAAGCGATCGCGCCCCATCTTCCCCCCGCCTATCAAGCCGTCCGCAGCCGCGACTACACCACCACCAACCCCCGCCCCAACTTCAGCCGCATCCTGCGGGGCGATCTCTGCGGGGCGGTGCTGCGGGCCGGGAAATGGCTCGATGGGGCGGCGTTGGCGTTTTCGGTGCGGGAAATGGGGGGCGTGGTGACGCTCCATGATGGCTCGCCTGTGCCGCCGATGTCGAGTTGTGAGGAATATCAATTGCCGGGGTTGGTGGTGGCCTATCGCCCTGAGGTTCACGCTGATTTGTTGCAAGCGGTGCAAGCGAGTCAGGCGGCGGGTGATCTTGCAGAGCAGGAGTAA
- the trxA gene encoding thioredoxin — MTEPVTDQEFKAVVLDCDIPVLVDFWAPWCGPCRMVAPVVDEIAQQYDGKVKVVKLNTDENPAVASQYGIRSIPTLMIFKEGQRVDMVVGAVPKTTLASTLEKYL, encoded by the coding sequence ATGACCGAACCAGTTACAGATCAAGAATTTAAAGCCGTTGTATTAGATTGCGACATTCCCGTCCTTGTTGACTTTTGGGCACCTTGGTGTGGGCCCTGCCGAATGGTTGCTCCCGTCGTTGACGAAATTGCTCAACAATATGATGGCAAAGTAAAAGTGGTCAAACTCAATACCGATGAGAACCCTGCTGTGGCAAGTCAATATGGGATTCGGAGTATTCCCACGTTGATGATCTTCAAAGAAGGTCAGCGTGTTGATATGGTGGTTGGGGCGGTTCCGAAAACGACTCTAGCCAGTACCCTCGAAAAATATCTTTAA
- a CDS encoding aspartate aminotransferase codes for MRDNWITPADRLSALPPYVFARLDELKARAREQGLDLIDLGMGNPDGMAPRPVIEAATAAFENPLVHGYPPFEGTGDFRDAIARWYKRCYSVDLDPDSEALPLLGSKEGLTHLALAYVNPGDVVLVPSPAYPAHFRGPMIAGAEIATMELNAAQDWLIDLSRIPEEQARRAKILYFNYPNNPTTATAPREFFEEIVKFARHYEILLVHDLCYAELAFDGYQPTSLLEIPGAKEIGVEFHTLSKTYNMAGWRVGFVVGNAQVIQGLRTLKTNLDYGIFSAIQAAAQTALQLPDEYVQRAQRRYQERRDFVIAGLGELGWSVAPTKATMYLWIPCSVGMSSTDFALDLLQTTGVVVTPGNAFGEAGEGYVRVSLIADCDRLGEAINRLKQAGIRYDYSTVPSH; via the coding sequence ATGCGTGACAATTGGATTACCCCGGCTGATCGGTTAAGTGCATTACCGCCTTACGTGTTTGCTCGCTTGGACGAATTAAAAGCCCGCGCCCGTGAGCAGGGTTTGGATCTGATTGATTTGGGGATGGGGAACCCGGATGGGATGGCTCCCCGGCCGGTGATTGAGGCAGCGACGGCGGCGTTTGAGAATCCGTTGGTGCATGGGTATCCGCCCTTTGAAGGAACGGGGGATTTTCGAGATGCGATCGCTCGCTGGTATAAACGCTGCTACAGTGTCGATCTTGACCCCGATAGCGAAGCCCTGCCGCTCTTGGGGTCAAAAGAAGGCTTAACCCACCTCGCCCTCGCCTACGTGAATCCGGGGGATGTGGTGCTAGTGCCCAGTCCGGCCTATCCGGCTCATTTTCGCGGGCCGATGATTGCCGGGGCTGAGATCGCCACGATGGAACTCAACGCCGCCCAAGATTGGCTGATCGACCTGAGCCGCATCCCGGAAGAGCAGGCCCGCCGCGCCAAGATTCTCTATTTCAACTATCCGAACAATCCCACCACCGCCACCGCCCCCCGCGAATTTTTTGAAGAAATCGTTAAATTTGCGCGGCATTATGAAATCTTGCTGGTGCATGATCTGTGTTATGCAGAATTGGCGTTTGATGGCTATCAACCCACGAGCTTGCTGGAAATTCCCGGCGCGAAGGAAATCGGTGTGGAGTTTCATACCCTGTCGAAAACCTACAACATGGCGGGTTGGCGTGTGGGGTTTGTGGTGGGCAATGCCCAGGTGATTCAGGGGTTACGCACGTTAAAAACAAACCTGGATTATGGGATTTTCTCCGCGATTCAGGCCGCTGCTCAAACGGCGTTGCAGTTGCCGGATGAATATGTGCAACGGGCCCAGCGTCGCTATCAGGAACGGCGGGATTTTGTGATCGCGGGGTTGGGTGAGTTGGGCTGGTCTGTGGCTCCGACGAAGGCGACGATGTATCTCTGGATTCCCTGCTCGGTGGGGATGAGTTCGACGGATTTCGCTCTGGATCTGCTGCAAACAACGGGGGTGGTGGTCACGCCGGGGAATGCCTTTGGGGAAGCGGGGGAAGGCTATGTGCGGGTGAGTTTGATCGCTGATTGCGATCGCCTCGGTGAAGCGATCAACCGCCTCAAACAGGCCGGGATTCGCTACGACTACAGCACCGTCCCCTCTCACTAA
- a CDS encoding 4-hydroxyphenylpyruvate dioxygenase family protein: MQIHHVQFYVHDARYWQTWFVQKLGFTALPIRVDGDTINGDVVCGTVRFRLASAQTPQSPVAAYLQHHSPGVSAIALTVPDPDAILARAQAHGGQIHPTPYSSAPTLVTPWGLRHPLLPTLPPPLPRQTTPLTIDHIVLNVPQGELNAAVAWYQAVFGLVPQQRFDIRTHTSGLHSQVLTHPDTGLQLPINEPSTAHSQIQDFLHHNGGPGVQHIALAPAAILPMTQRLRKAGVQFLSVPTQYYATVQEKYPHLPLSAEDWQAIRAAQILVDRPSPNTLLLQIFTQPIFDQLTFFLELIERRDQAQGFGEGNFQALFEAIEAHQQQQPAIASRGKGN; encoded by the coding sequence ATGCAGATTCATCACGTTCAGTTTTATGTGCATGATGCACGCTACTGGCAAACCTGGTTTGTCCAAAAACTCGGCTTCACGGCCCTGCCGATTCGTGTGGATGGTGACACAATCAACGGGGATGTGGTGTGCGGTACGGTGCGGTTCCGTCTTGCCTCGGCCCAAACACCCCAGAGCCCTGTGGCGGCCTATCTTCAACACCATAGCCCTGGGGTGAGTGCGATCGCCCTCACCGTCCCCGACCCCGACGCAATCCTCGCCCGCGCCCAAGCCCACGGCGGCCAGATTCACCCCACCCCCTACAGCAGCGCCCCCACCCTCGTCACCCCCTGGGGCCTCCGCCATCCCCTCCTGCCCACCCTGCCGCCCCCACTGCCCCGCCAAACCACCCCCCTCACCATCGATCACATCGTCCTCAATGTCCCCCAAGGCGAACTCAACGCCGCTGTCGCTTGGTATCAAGCCGTCTTTGGCCTCGTCCCCCAACAACGCTTTGACATTCGCACCCATACCTCCGGTCTCCATTCCCAAGTCCTCACCCATCCCGACACCGGCCTGCAACTCCCCATCAACGAACCCAGCACCGCCCATTCCCAAATCCAAGACTTCCTCCACCACAACGGCGGCCCCGGCGTGCAGCATATCGCCCTCGCCCCTGCCGCTATCTTGCCGATGACCCAACGCCTCCGCAAGGCTGGGGTACAGTTTCTTTCCGTGCCAACCCAGTACTACGCCACCGTGCAGGAAAAATATCCCCACTTGCCCCTCAGTGCTGAGGATTGGCAGGCGATTCGGGCCGCACAAATTCTCGTTGATCGCCCCAGCCCCAACACCCTCCTGCTGCAAATTTTCACCCAGCCGATTTTTGATCAACTCACCTTTTTCTTGGAGCTGATTGAACGGCGGGATCAGGCCCAGGGATTTGGAGAGGGTAATTTTCAGGCCTTATTTGAAGCGATCGAAGCGCACCAACAACAGCAGCCGGCAATTGCTTCGCGGGGCAAAGGCAACTAG
- a CDS encoding LOG family protein produces the protein MVTPDAAPDDLSHALTTLLDRWDKLQHQKYVKRALNVILRLTEEQVDRLDWKILTAAMEDLEGGFQVFYPHRHIRKVSIFGSARTPADQPIYKMAVDFAHRMTQQGFMVITGAGDGIMAAGNEGAGREQSFGLNIQLPFEQGANAYIAGDDKLMSFKYFFTRKLFFLRESDAIALFPGGFGTLDEAFESLTLLQTGKYGPAPVVLINEPGSDYWNSLDDHIREHLLREGLISPDDPSIYTITDDLDLACGVINRFYRVYHSSRYVDHKFVMRLNSELADDAIAFLNREFSDILVQGTIEKCTALPAEQDDGTLHLPRLQFEFNQKDAARLIQMISKINQLGAFLPESDHPERK, from the coding sequence ATGGTTACTCCAGACGCAGCCCCCGACGATCTGAGCCATGCTCTCACTACACTGCTCGATCGCTGGGACAAGCTCCAGCATCAAAAATATGTTAAACGTGCTCTGAATGTGATCCTCCGGCTCACTGAGGAACAGGTGGATCGCCTCGATTGGAAAATTCTCACCGCTGCGATGGAAGACCTTGAAGGTGGTTTCCAGGTCTTCTATCCCCATCGCCACATTCGCAAAGTGAGTATTTTCGGCTCGGCCCGTACCCCGGCGGATCAACCCATTTATAAGATGGCTGTGGATTTTGCCCACCGCATGACCCAACAGGGGTTTATGGTGATTACCGGCGCGGGGGATGGCATCATGGCGGCGGGCAATGAAGGCGCAGGCCGTGAGCAGTCTTTTGGTTTAAATATTCAGCTTCCCTTTGAGCAAGGGGCGAATGCGTACATTGCTGGGGATGACAAGCTGATGAGCTTTAAATATTTCTTCACGCGGAAGCTGTTTTTCCTGCGGGAAAGTGATGCGATCGCTTTATTTCCCGGTGGATTTGGCACGTTAGACGAAGCCTTTGAGAGTTTGACCCTCTTGCAAACGGGGAAATATGGCCCCGCCCCAGTGGTGTTGATCAATGAACCGGGTAGCGACTATTGGAATTCCCTCGACGACCATATCCGCGAACACCTGCTGCGGGAAGGCTTAATCAGCCCCGATGACCCCAGCATCTACACAATTACCGATGATCTGGATCTCGCCTGTGGGGTGATTAACCGCTTTTATCGGGTTTATCATTCGAGCCGCTATGTGGATCACAAGTTTGTGATGCGCTTGAATAGTGAACTAGCCGACGATGCGATCGCATTTCTCAACCGTGAGTTTAGCGACATTTTAGTGCAGGGCACGATCGAAAAATGCACCGCACTCCCCGCAGAACAGGATGACGGCACACTCCATTTACCCCGCTTACAGTTTGAATTCAACCAAAAGGACGCGGCCCGCCTGATCCAAATGATCAGCAAAATCAATCAATTGGGCGCTTTTTTACCCGAAAGTGACCACCCAGAACGCAAGTAA
- a CDS encoding DUF3082 domain-containing protein, with amino-acid sequence MTQPAPDTPATTPLRCITGAAIASSLGTALYFLTCNIANTFAAKPLPTVNATAMNLAVAVRTLVVGVATLGTAVFAIAAVGLLALAVQLQFTRQQQP; translated from the coding sequence ATGACCCAACCTGCGCCTGATACTCCCGCCACCACACCCCTGCGCTGCATCACTGGGGCAGCGATCGCAAGCTCCCTCGGTACGGCCCTCTATTTTCTCACCTGCAATATTGCCAACACCTTCGCCGCCAAGCCCCTGCCCACGGTGAATGCGACGGCGATGAATCTCGCTGTCGCCGTGCGTACCCTCGTGGTGGGAGTCGCTACACTGGGGACAGCTGTTTTTGCGATCGCTGCCGTCGGCCTACTCGCGTTAGCGGTACAACTCCAATTCACCCGTCAACAGCAGCCGTAA
- a CDS encoding dynamin family protein — translation MSSQQFQAAYENLHNLGMLLVQFLQNLRAKQVAPEADRSTLRSLETDIEQTLYALHEQRYQVAVIAAMKAGKSTFLNALIGADVLASETESCTVCRTEIKPIAAGQIPYLLEYRETERHPVTIAQGDSHFIRQQFLQRTHLIRATGNRDRTTRFELYHPIAALDHYTCLNGFTLVDTPGPNEWRDTALDTLYLRETTLDALRNCEVIIFLLDYSSFKDSTNSELLHNLTQHRGEFLERSQRAVYFILNKIDRKTEEDRPIAHVIDDLRRSLQEFGIRNPVIYPASAWQGLLAKLIQSDRASETHLKDFKRFFSGRYAEETPDGDLLMPSPYKVADRALQDSLIPGIEQSILSDIVRNSGWNLLRDVAAKLDKSAHAIEDILNTRIQGWSIEIQPLRQRMEEYKRLAKNAIIQIRGVKRLVEDQEQKLVEQFRWQITDFAEHAKVAIQQEFDLFVQYRFSDFNPYSAPEPDPANPADPPNFHVPKNLADSFKSVVRKFIADDAENPYAIHCNGEAEVEQVKQDINRFCSLLIKDWWTNTQDHLSRYGTQIRRELVDEMQRNIQDISDELSQYLGEALEISMNINPIQMLVFDFQGIDTQVQQQTENYTRWTREKKSALCRDYEVDIQVDDHRSYYEIDLRQTIEAIQYEIDSQTRGSLLVVERVIKQQVAEDFGLVEKQINDYINRFLAEFDRLLKERETREAEVDQILAFLAVQKQGLDRYLANLKEIQQLLDSWRPVQ, via the coding sequence ATGTCCTCCCAGCAGTTTCAAGCCGCCTACGAGAATTTACACAATCTAGGAATGCTCTTGGTGCAGTTCTTGCAAAACCTCCGCGCCAAGCAAGTCGCCCCCGAAGCAGACCGCTCCACCCTCCGCAGCCTTGAAACTGACATTGAGCAAACGCTCTACGCCCTCCACGAGCAACGCTACCAAGTGGCAGTGATCGCCGCCATGAAGGCCGGGAAAAGTACCTTTCTTAATGCCTTGATCGGGGCCGATGTCCTCGCCTCAGAAACCGAATCCTGCACCGTCTGCCGCACGGAAATTAAACCCATCGCAGCCGGTCAAATCCCCTACCTCCTCGAATACCGTGAAACCGAACGCCACCCCGTCACCATCGCTCAAGGCGATTCCCACTTCATCCGCCAGCAATTTCTCCAACGCACCCATCTGATCCGCGCCACGGGCAACCGCGATCGCACCACCCGCTTCGAGCTTTACCACCCGATCGCCGCCCTCGATCACTATACCTGTCTCAACGGCTTCACCCTCGTCGATACCCCCGGCCCCAACGAATGGCGCGACACCGCCCTCGATACCCTCTACCTGCGCGAAACCACCCTCGACGCGCTCCGCAACTGTGAGGTGATCATCTTTCTGTTGGACTACTCCTCCTTTAAAGACAGCACCAACTCCGAACTACTGCACAACCTCACCCAACATCGCGGTGAATTTCTCGAACGCAGCCAACGCGCCGTCTACTTCATCCTCAACAAAATCGACCGCAAAACCGAAGAAGACCGCCCCATCGCCCACGTCATCGACGATCTACGCCGCAGCTTGCAAGAATTCGGCATCCGTAACCCCGTGATTTATCCCGCCAGTGCCTGGCAAGGGTTGCTGGCGAAATTGATCCAGAGCGATCGCGCCAGTGAAACCCATCTCAAAGACTTCAAACGCTTCTTTTCCGGTCGCTACGCCGAAGAAACCCCCGACGGCGATCTGCTCATGCCCTCCCCCTATAAAGTCGCCGATCGCGCCCTCCAAGACAGTCTCATCCCCGGCATTGAACAATCGATCCTCTCCGATATTGTCCGTAATTCCGGCTGGAATCTCCTGCGGGATGTGGCCGCCAAACTCGATAAATCTGCCCACGCCATTGAAGATATTCTCAACACCCGTATTCAAGGCTGGAGCATTGAAATTCAACCCCTCCGCCAACGGATGGAAGAATACAAACGCTTGGCAAAAAATGCGATTATTCAAATTCGCGGCGTTAAACGCTTAGTCGAAGATCAAGAACAAAAACTCGTTGAACAATTTCGCTGGCAAATTACCGACTTTGCCGAACATGCGAAAGTGGCAATTCAACAGGAATTTGATCTGTTTGTGCAATACCGCTTTTCTGACTTTAATCCCTACAGTGCCCCTGAACCCGATCCCGCTAACCCCGCCGATCCCCCTAACTTTCACGTTCCCAAAAATCTCGCCGACTCCTTTAAATCCGTCGTCCGCAAATTCATCGCCGACGATGCGGAAAACCCCTACGCGATCCACTGCAACGGCGAAGCAGAAGTAGAACAGGTCAAGCAAGACATTAATCGCTTTTGTTCCCTGCTGATTAAAGACTGGTGGACCAATACCCAAGATCATCTCTCCCGCTACGGCACGCAAATTCGGCGGGAATTAGTGGACGAAATGCAGCGTAATATCCAAGATATTTCCGATGAGTTATCGCAATATTTAGGGGAAGCGTTGGAAATTTCGATGAATATCAACCCGATTCAAATGTTGGTGTTTGATTTTCAGGGCATCGATACCCAAGTGCAACAACAAACGGAAAATTACACCCGCTGGACTCGCGAGAAAAAAAGTGCCCTCTGTCGCGATTATGAAGTAGATATTCAAGTGGATGATCACCGCTCCTATTACGAAATTGATTTGCGCCAAACTATTGAAGCGATTCAGTATGAAATTGATTCCCAAACACGGGGCAGTTTACTGGTTGTGGAGCGGGTGATCAAGCAACAGGTGGCGGAGGATTTCGGCCTGGTCGAAAAACAAATTAACGACTATATCAACCGCTTTTTAGCGGAGTTCGATCGCCTCTTGAAGGAACGGGAAACCCGCGAGGCGGAAGTGGATCAAATCCTGGCTTTTTTAGCAGTTCAGAAACAAGGTTTAGACCGTTACTTGGCAAATCTGAAGGAGATCCAACAACTCCTCGATAGTTGGCGGCCGGTGCAGTAG